In Thauera sedimentorum, a single genomic region encodes these proteins:
- the crcB gene encoding fluoride efflux transporter CrcB, translated as MQLSASTFLAVGLGAACGAWLRWGLGLLLNPLLPLLPLGTLAANLVGGLLMGGTLALLETWPGISPALKLLLTTGLLGGLTTFSTFSAEAFHLVQRGEWGWFAGHLLLHVAGTLLMTWAGYLLFNALRA; from the coding sequence ATGCAGCTGAGCGCTTCCACCTTTCTCGCCGTCGGCCTGGGTGCGGCCTGCGGCGCCTGGCTGCGCTGGGGCCTGGGGCTGCTGCTCAATCCCTTGCTGCCGCTGTTGCCGCTGGGCACGCTGGCGGCCAACCTGGTCGGCGGCCTGCTGATGGGCGGCACGCTGGCGCTGCTGGAAACCTGGCCGGGCATCAGTCCGGCGCTCAAGCTGCTCCTGACCACCGGCCTGCTCGGCGGGCTGACCACTTTCTCGACCTTCTCCGCCGAGGCCTTCCATCTCGTCCAGCGCGGCGAGTGGGGCTGGTTTGCGGGTCACCTGCTCCTGCACGTGGCCGGCACGCTGCTGATGACCTGGGCGGGCTACCTGTTGTTCAACGCGTTGCGCGCCTGA